In Candidatus Nealsonbacteria bacterium DGGOD1a, one DNA window encodes the following:
- the tnpA gene encoding IS200/IS605 family transposase, translating into MEQEKRDIWRWYHNVSECYYHIQITVKYRKALLNEKVIAAIVESLKGFMERYAIEISHVGFDQDHAHILARFLPKYSGGQVIKIIKSITAREVFRQVPEIKKELWGGEFWTDGYYIATISARGNRKVIERYIQNQGRPKDVSQLRLFEL; encoded by the coding sequence ATGGAGCAAGAAAAGCGGGATATCTGGCGTTGGTATCACAATGTTTCCGAATGTTATTACCACATCCAGATTACGGTCAAATATCGCAAAGCATTACTGAACGAAAAGGTGATTGCCGCAATTGTCGAGAGCCTGAAAGGATTTATGGAACGGTACGCCATTGAGATCAGCCATGTGGGATTCGACCAAGACCACGCCCATATTCTGGCAAGATTCCTGCCGAAGTATTCCGGCGGCCAGGTTATCAAAATAATAAAAAGCATTACCGCGCGCGAGGTGTTCCGGCAAGTTCCCGAAATTAAAAAAGAACTCTGGGGTGGAGAGTTCTGGACAGACGGCTATTATATCGCTACGATCAGCGCACGCGGTAATAGGAAAGTTATTGAGCGATACATTCAAAACCAAGGCAGACCAAAAGACGTGAGCCAGTTACGATTGTTTGAATTGTAG
- a CDS encoding VWA domain-containing protein, with the protein MSQKKINLFYCFKKAGYSTLVIFAIIFQFANPIIVFAETEPRPNPIFSKNCGLDVVLVLDNSTSISEADIQKEKAAFLGLIDDLSGTPSEFSVLNFGTRAQPKIGFGGSISEVKNAINNILYDGYAATNWQDALIVSKNFLPNRNNKSNLIIFASDGNPTINNDDLSVFDLPINGNDWSYLDNNDRENAIIAANDVKQIYNTRIVTLGIGDAVNEGNLRKISGNLAGDHYNVDNFDELKTALHDLAAGMCGGTITATKKIGVEGNWVPAGGWSFNIGGQSKITDAINGQTEAVELVNGDDYAVVETPQADYSLFDASCSISNGGGAVGVFDSANNKVTGIAVDTQDIIACTFYNKVQCQKIFGPESCFKEGWAKKDYSWNFPQFCEAAGADEYEKHPDCDCVESSSKSCTGPRTSLTSYTYNFSYCPAKDDLVNDDDAECDSEWTCGDWTDAECVSNDGGGKRKQTQSCTDQYGGAKTNERIVGDLTCGCAQTETGRNCFADGMARVEYSLGGQSYCSGTFTAEESDAACACRYSTWANSGCAGDGKMGQGRNNETTAFTYCVDLTRQIDDVSCAQCTAWSDWGTCSATCDGGITIRTCTAGGLVGNTESAECNTQSCGGSQMTYHWSDWGTCSATCGGGTQTRTCLDEQNNAVDDSFCSGAATQICNAQSCGSSEGGSSGGGISGDYNKNYFDNPVGGQVAGAAIDLDEIQRQINEIRDKVNDIANQINNLPKGILGATDVATGVLPVIADMNGISIAALPAQSEFTLPEPTAAISPNPKQ; encoded by the coding sequence ATGTCCCAAAAAAAGATAAATCTGTTCTACTGTTTTAAAAAGGCGGGATATTCGACGCTGGTAATCTTTGCGATTATTTTTCAATTTGCGAATCCAATTATTGTTTTTGCTGAAACTGAGCCGCGGCCAAATCCAATTTTCAGTAAAAATTGCGGGTTGGATGTTGTTTTAGTTCTCGATAATTCAACTAGTATTAGTGAAGCCGATATTCAAAAGGAAAAAGCGGCTTTTTTAGGATTGATTGATGATTTATCTGGTACGCCTTCGGAATTTAGCGTTCTTAATTTCGGTACGCGCGCACAACCAAAAATTGGATTTGGTGGATCAATTTCTGAAGTAAAAAATGCAATCAACAACATTCTCTATGACGGTTATGCGGCTACAAATTGGCAAGATGCACTTATTGTTTCTAAAAATTTTTTACCCAACAGAAATAATAAAAGTAATTTGATTATTTTTGCTTCAGACGGGAATCCTACAATCAACAACGATGATTTAAGCGTTTTTGATTTACCGATTAACGGCAATGATTGGTCCTATCTTGATAATAATGATCGGGAAAATGCAATTATTGCGGCGAATGATGTGAAGCAGATTTATAACACGCGGATTGTGACTTTGGGGATTGGCGATGCGGTTAATGAAGGTAATTTACGCAAGATTTCGGGCAATTTGGCGGGCGATCATTATAATGTTGATAATTTTGACGAATTGAAAACCGCGTTGCACGATTTGGCGGCGGGGATGTGCGGGGGGACGATTACGGCGACGAAAAAGATCGGGGTGGAGGGGAATTGGGTGCCGGCGGGGGGTTGGTCGTTTAATATCGGGGGGCAGAGCAAGATCACGGACGCGATTAATGGGCAGACCGAGGCGGTGGAGTTGGTTAATGGTGATGATTACGCGGTGGTCGAAACGCCGCAAGCGGATTATTCTTTATTTGACGCTTCTTGTTCTATCAGCAATGGCGGCGGCGCGGTGGGGGTGTTTGATTCGGCCAACAACAAAGTAACCGGTATCGCGGTTGACACGCAGGATATTATTGCTTGCACATTCTACAACAAAGTTCAATGCCAAAAGATTTTCGGGCCGGAGTCGTGTTTCAAGGAGGGTTGGGCCAAAAAGGATTATTCGTGGAATTTTCCGCAGTTTTGCGAAGCGGCGGGCGCGGATGAATATGAAAAACATCCGGACTGCGATTGCGTGGAATCTTCAAGCAAGAGTTGCACCGGGCCGCGGACTTCATTAACTTCCTATACTTACAATTTTTCCTATTGTCCGGCCAAGGATGATCTCGTCAACGATGATGACGCGGAGTGCGATTCCGAGTGGACTTGCGGCGATTGGACAGATGCCGAGTGCGTTTCCAACGACGGCGGCGGCAAGCGCAAGCAAACGCAATCTTGCACCGATCAATATGGCGGGGCAAAAACCAACGAGCGGATTGTCGGCGATTTAACCTGTGGTTGTGCGCAAACCGAAACCGGCCGGAACTGTTTTGCCGACGGAATGGCGCGGGTGGAATATTCTCTCGGCGGCCAATCCTATTGTTCGGGGACTTTCACCGCGGAGGAATCCGACGCGGCTTGCGCTTGCCGATATTCAACATGGGCCAACAGCGGCTGTGCCGGTGATGGCAAGATGGGACAGGGACGGAATAATGAAACCACCGCTTTTACCTATTGCGTTGATTTGACCCGACAAATTGACGATGTTTCTTGCGCACAATGCACGGCCTGGTCGGATTGGGGAACTTGCTCGGCAACCTGCGATGGCGGGATAACGATTCGGACATGCACTGCGGGTGGTTTGGTTGGCAATACGGAATCCGCGGAGTGCAACACACAATCCTGCGGTGGAAGTCAGATGACCTATCATTGGAGCGACTGGGGAACTTGCTCGGCAACCTGCGGCGGCGGGACGCAAACAAGAACTTGTTTGGATGAACAAAATAACGCGGTTGACGACAGTTTTTGCTCTGGGGCTGCGACGCAGATATGCAACGCCCAGTCATGCGGTTCGTCCGAAGGGGGATCTTCGGGCGGCGGGATTAGCGGCGATTACAACAAAAATTATTTCGATAATCCCGTTGGCGGCCAAGTGGCCGGCGCGGCGATCGATTTGGATGAAATCCAGCGGCAGATCAACGAAATTCGCGATAAGGTGAATGACATTGCCAATCAGATTAACAACTTACCCAAAGGCATCCTGGGCGCCACCGATGTGGCCACCGGCGTCCTACCGGTAATCGCGGATATGAATGGCATATCGATCGCGGCTTTGCCGGCTCAATCCGAATTTACTCTTCCCGAACCAACCGCCGCGATTTCCCCCAACCCCAAACAATAA
- a CDS encoding tryptophan-rich sensory protein: protein MQKRNIFKLVAGILICQAAGGIGSVFTVPAVGGWYAQLAKPSWTPPGEVIGAVWTALYLLMGLSLYLVWAGNWQIEQSLAGRAARAWNQISQKLLDGAWQKQNIIAIFSMQLILNVLWSFIFFELKSPGLAFFELLMLWVAIAYTIGNFWRVSKLAAYLLMPYIAWVTFAGYLNFAIWQMN, encoded by the coding sequence ATGCAAAAACGGAATATTTTCAAGCTGGTTGCCGGTATTTTGATTTGCCAAGCCGCCGGCGGGATCGGCTCCGTGTTCACCGTTCCGGCGGTTGGGGGCTGGTACGCCCAACTGGCCAAGCCGTCGTGGACGCCGCCGGGGGAAGTGATCGGCGCGGTGTGGACGGCGCTGTATTTGTTGATGGGGCTTTCGCTGTATCTGGTTTGGGCCGGAAACTGGCAGATTGAACAATCGCTCGCCGGGCGGGCCGCGCGCGCGTGGAATCAAATATCCCAAAAACTGCTTGACGGCGCGTGGCAAAAGCAGAATATTATCGCGATTTTCTCCATGCAACTGATTTTGAATGTGTTGTGGTCGTTCATTTTTTTTGAATTAAAATCGCCGGGACTGGCGTTTTTTGAATTATTGATGCTTTGGGTGGCGATCGCCTATACCATTGGCAATTTTTGGCGCGTGTCAAAACTCGCGGCGTATCTGCTAATGCCTTATATTGCGTGGGTGACTTTTGCCGGTTATCTCAACTTCGCCATTTGGCAAATGAATTAA
- a CDS encoding DUF2283 domain-containing protein — METIIDTKSNILNIRFSKKKSVDSEVKDNVVIDYDENGEIVNLEIMKIDLREFAEFAKADRSVLEFSV; from the coding sequence TTGGAAACTATTATTGACACTAAATCAAATATCTTGAATATTCGGTTCAGTAAAAAGAAATCGGTTGATTCGGAAGTCAAAGACAATGTGGTGATTGATTATGACGAGAACGGCGAAATCGTCAATTTGGAAATTATGAAGATTGATTTGCGCGAATTTGCCGAGTTTGCGAAAGCCGATCGATCCGTTTTGGAATTTAGCGTCTGA
- the rplL gene encoding 50S ribosomal protein L7/L12, which yields MADETKVEVPAKFADLVKKIEEMSVLDLAELVKVLESKFGVSASAPMMMAAAPAAGGAAAEEEKTSFTVVLAGPGDKKIEVIKVIKDITQKGLKEAKDMVDASASAPQVVCENVKKEEADETKKKLEAAGAKVELK from the coding sequence ATGGCAGACGAAACAAAAGTTGAAGTGCCCGCGAAATTCGCGGATTTGGTGAAGAAAATCGAAGAAATGTCGGTTTTGGATTTGGCCGAACTGGTCAAGGTTCTGGAATCGAAGTTTGGCGTCAGCGCCAGCGCGCCCATGATGATGGCGGCGGCTCCGGCGGCGGGCGGTGCGGCGGCGGAAGAAGAAAAAACTTCGTTCACCGTTGTTTTGGCCGGTCCCGGCGACAAAAAGATCGAAGTGATCAAAGTGATCAAGGACATCACCCAGAAGGGTTTGAAAGAAGCCAAAGATATGGTTGACGCCAGCGCGTCCGCTCCTCAAGTGGTGTGCGAGAATGTGAAGAAAGAAGAAGCCGACGAGACCAAAAAGAAACTTGAAGCCGCGGGCGCGAAAGTGGAACTCAAATAA
- a CDS encoding four helix bundle protein: METNSNYGFKFRNWDIYNDARKFRNLIYETTNKFPKDERFGLTDQLRRASVSIILNIAEGANKNTDKDRRVYINRAHCSLDEVVAGIDCAVDESFIDETTRIKILENASSLAKRLRAFTNYLHREP, from the coding sequence ATGGAAACAAATAGTAACTATGGGTTTAAATTCAGAAATTGGGATATTTATAACGATGCGCGAAAATTTAGAAATTTAATTTATGAAACAACAAATAAATTCCCAAAAGATGAAAGATTCGGATTGACAGACCAATTAAGAAGGGCTTCGGTGTCGATAATACTTAATATCGCGGAAGGCGCGAATAAAAACACCGATAAAGACCGCCGCGTCTATATCAATCGAGCGCATTGTTCATTGGATGAAGTAGTCGCTGGAATAGATTGTGCCGTTGATGAGAGTTTTATTGACGAAACCACCCGGATTAAAATTTTGGAAAACGCCAGCAGTTTGGCAAAGCGCTTGAGAGCATTCACGAATTATTTGCACCGTGAACCATAA
- a CDS encoding nucleotidyltransferase domain-containing protein → MVIKAIREKLTAARIKAVVMEFGKKLAAENIPVKQMILFGSYAKNNPHIDSDIDVAVILKDDSGIERGEIDKITWWAKQINVKLEPHILSEGDFNNRWLSLPAEIKKTGIKIAER, encoded by the coding sequence ATGGTTATCAAAGCAATAAGAGAAAAATTAACGGCCGCGCGCATAAAAGCGGTGGTTATGGAGTTTGGAAAAAAACTGGCGGCGGAGAACATTCCGGTGAAGCAGATGATTTTGTTCGGGTCGTACGCGAAAAACAATCCGCATATTGACAGCGATATTGATGTGGCGGTGATTTTGAAGGATGACAGCGGCATCGAGCGGGGCGAAATTGACAAGATTACCTGGTGGGCCAAGCAAATCAATGTGAAATTGGAGCCGCATATTTTGAGCGAAGGCGATTTCAACAACCGTTGGCTGTCGTTGCCCGCGGAAATAAAAAAAACGGGGATCAAAATAGCAGAACGATGA
- a CDS encoding polysaccharide deacetylase family protein: protein MGKIILFSSRAAAVLFFVCFGFPRVVLASDNLVANPSLEIANATGNAPADWAQEIAGSNDAVFSYPSTGARDGARSVIISISQRTSGSADLATAPISVTAGKTYLFQNYYKSSAETETDVEFQTADGNLSWKWLGNNPTSADWKAASYTFTVPVGITKIRIYQALAATGYLQTDGYSLLEVVVDGPIVANNVPNASLEQTDAGGAPLAWNNDNWGTNTQVFTYDNSGYEGNHSVKVRLTEWTSGDARWYFDHREIQGGQYYFLTDYYKSNVATDVYVQTINAAGQVNHLWLGSPAASTSWAKFSAAVFLPEDVVKYTILHTISKVGYLSTDNYSFKPLANAAFNRGIVSIVFDDGLANVYQNALPIMNQYGFKSTQYIVSGAIGSQTKLDLPAMTKAQISTMYKGGHEIGSHTVNHPDLTSLNTAKLNSELSNSKKTLDVSYSPVNNFAIPFGRYNDTVIAAAKKYYGSARTSDGGENTLIGFDQYRLKTQYVVNTTTLAEVESWLAQAAQDKAWLIILYHNVADGGSYEYTATKQAFSDQLAAIKNSGLPVLTVRQALNEIKLQLPL from the coding sequence ATGGGAAAAATTATTTTGTTTTCTTCGCGCGCCGCCGCGGTTTTATTTTTTGTCTGCTTCGGTTTTCCGAGGGTGGTTTTGGCAAGCGATAATCTTGTCGCGAATCCTTCGCTTGAGATTGCCAACGCAACCGGGAACGCGCCGGCGGACTGGGCGCAAGAGATCGCCGGTTCAAACGATGCCGTTTTTTCATATCCTTCAACGGGGGCGCGGGACGGAGCCAGGTCGGTGATAATCTCAATTTCGCAGAGGACAAGCGGCAGTGCCGATTTGGCGACCGCGCCGATTTCGGTAACCGCCGGCAAAACATATCTTTTCCAAAATTATTACAAATCTTCCGCGGAGACCGAAACCGATGTTGAATTTCAAACCGCGGACGGGAATTTGAGCTGGAAATGGCTTGGCAACAATCCGACAAGCGCCGATTGGAAAGCGGCGTCATACACATTTACCGTACCCGTCGGAATAACAAAAATAAGAATATATCAGGCATTGGCCGCGACGGGTTATCTGCAAACGGACGGCTATTCGCTTTTGGAAGTTGTCGTTGATGGCCCGATTGTCGCCAATAATGTACCCAACGCTTCTTTGGAGCAAACCGATGCCGGCGGCGCGCCTTTGGCTTGGAACAACGACAATTGGGGGACGAATACGCAGGTTTTCACTTATGATAATTCCGGTTACGAAGGTAATCACAGCGTCAAAGTCCGGCTCACGGAATGGACAAGCGGGGACGCGCGCTGGTATTTCGACCACCGGGAAATCCAAGGCGGGCAGTATTATTTTTTGACCGACTATTACAAATCCAATGTTGCGACCGATGTGTATGTCCAGACCATTAACGCCGCCGGACAAGTGAATCACCTTTGGCTTGGTTCTCCGGCCGCGTCAACATCTTGGGCCAAATTCAGCGCGGCGGTTTTCCTGCCCGAAGATGTGGTTAAATACACGATTCTTCACACGATTTCAAAGGTTGGCTATCTTTCGACCGATAATTATTCTTTCAAGCCGCTGGCGAATGCCGCTTTCAACAGAGGTATCGTGAGCATTGTGTTTGACGACGGGTTGGCCAATGTTTACCAAAACGCCCTGCCGATAATGAATCAATATGGTTTTAAATCAACCCAATACATTGTGAGCGGCGCGATCGGGAGCCAAACCAAATTGGATTTGCCGGCGATGACCAAAGCCCAAATCTCGACAATGTATAAAGGGGGCCATGAGATTGGTTCTCACACCGTGAACCACCCCGACCTGACATCATTGAATACCGCCAAACTAAATTCCGAATTGTCGAATTCCAAGAAAACTTTGGATGTTTCTTATTCGCCGGTTAATAATTTTGCCATTCCGTTCGGAAGATACAACGACACCGTGATTGCCGCGGCTAAAAAGTATTACGGTTCGGCGCGCACTTCCGACGGCGGAGAAAATACGCTCATCGGGTTTGACCAATACCGGCTAAAAACTCAATATGTGGTCAATACGACAACGCTCGCCGAGGTTGAAAGCTGGCTTGCCCAAGCGGCTCAAGACAAGGCCTGGCTTATTATTCTGTATCACAATGTTGCCGACGGCGGCAGTTACGAGTACACCGCGACCAAGCAGGCTTTCAGCGATCAGCTTGCCGCGATTAAAAACAGCGGTTTGCCGGTACTAACCGTCCGGCAGGCTCTAAACGAAATCAAACTTCAACTTCCGCTATAG